The following are encoded in a window of Salinigranum halophilum genomic DNA:
- a CDS encoding NUDIX hydrolase, which yields METTRHFTATVYLVHDGATALHEHPKLGIRLPPGGHVDRDELPHETALREAREETGLTPTLLTDHADIASETARTIPRPRHLMLADVNRFGDRVGHQHIDHVFFATVDSRAIDPAEDEEPAAAWDWYTPDDLRGVDVDSDVRALGIEAVEAAAARFG from the coding sequence ATGGAGACGACGCGTCACTTCACGGCGACGGTCTACCTCGTCCACGACGGGGCGACCGCCCTCCACGAACACCCGAAACTCGGAATCCGTCTCCCGCCCGGCGGACACGTCGACCGCGACGAACTCCCCCACGAGACCGCCCTGCGCGAGGCGCGCGAGGAGACGGGCCTCACCCCGACGCTCCTCACCGACCACGCCGACATCGCCTCCGAGACCGCACGGACGATTCCGCGGCCCCGACATCTGATGCTCGCCGACGTCAACCGCTTCGGCGACCGAGTGGGCCACCAGCACATCGACCACGTGTTCTTCGCGACGGTCGACTCGCGGGCGATAGACCCCGCCGAGGACGAAGAGCCGGCGGCCGCGTGGGACTGGTACACCCCCGACGACCTCCGCGGTGTCGACGTCGACAGCGACGTGCGGGCACTGGGCATCGAAGCAGTGGAGGCGGCGGCCGCGCGGTTCGGCTGA
- a CDS encoding hydroxyacid dehydrogenase yields MSPAWEVLLPAHIDSAGPESISDFARCTGMDEYDSVDDALADIGRYDAVIVRVTDLDAGVIDRADRLKVVAKHGAGLDNVDVGAASRRGIVVCNTPGANARSVAEHALALLFGVRRHLRTADRHVRSGGWDRSAFAGRELTGDTLGLFGFGAIARETADLAQGMGQAVCTYDPYLADADVPARVDRVTDLPALFQRADAVSIHAPLTPETRGVVSTDELTALGPDGVLVNTARGPIVDEAALLAALDAGRIGGAGLDTFAEEPPGEHHPFAARDDVLLTPHVGGVTAEALERMSRRAAANVRTVYEGALPDSTVNRAALEEGER; encoded by the coding sequence ATGTCTCCTGCATGGGAGGTCCTCCTCCCCGCCCACATCGACTCCGCCGGCCCCGAATCGATCAGCGACTTCGCCCGCTGTACCGGGATGGACGAGTACGACAGTGTCGACGACGCCCTCGCCGACATCGGACGTTACGACGCGGTCATCGTCCGGGTGACCGACCTCGACGCCGGAGTCATCGACCGCGCGGACCGGCTGAAGGTCGTCGCGAAGCACGGTGCCGGCCTCGACAACGTCGACGTGGGCGCCGCCTCACGTCGCGGTATCGTCGTCTGCAACACCCCCGGCGCGAACGCCCGCTCCGTCGCGGAACACGCGCTCGCGCTGTTGTTCGGCGTCCGGCGGCACCTCCGCACCGCCGACCGCCACGTCCGGTCCGGCGGGTGGGACCGTTCGGCGTTCGCCGGCCGCGAACTGACGGGCGACACGCTCGGTCTGTTCGGCTTCGGTGCCATCGCACGGGAGACGGCCGACCTCGCCCAGGGGATGGGACAGGCCGTCTGCACGTACGACCCCTACCTCGCGGACGCCGACGTCCCCGCCCGCGTCGACCGCGTGACCGACCTCCCCGCCCTCTTCCAGCGCGCCGACGCCGTGAGCATCCACGCGCCGCTCACCCCCGAGACCCGGGGAGTGGTCTCGACCGACGAACTGACCGCCCTGGGCCCCGACGGAGTCCTCGTCAACACCGCCAGAGGGCCGATCGTCGACGAGGCCGCCCTCCTCGCAGCCCTCGACGCCGGCCGAATCGGCGGTGCCGGCCTCGACACCTTCGCGGAGGAACCGCCCGGCGAACACCACCCGTTCGCCGCCCGCGACGACGTCCTCCTGACGCCGCACGTCGGCGGGGTGACCGCGGAGGCGCTGGAACGGATGAGTCGTCGAGCGGCCGCCAACGTCCGTACCGTCTACGAGGGCGCACTCCCCGACTCGACCGTGAACCGCGCCGCGCTCGAGGAGGGTGAGCGATGA
- the gatC gene encoding Asp-tRNA(Asn)/Glu-tRNA(Gln) amidotransferase subunit GatC, translated as MSDSPVDSEEVRHVAELARVDLADEEVEEFAAQFADILEYFDALDDVPEVEADEDLVNVMRPDEVREGLSQEEALSNATESEGGYFKGPRVS; from the coding sequence ATGAGCGATTCGCCCGTCGACAGCGAGGAGGTTCGCCACGTCGCGGAGTTGGCGCGTGTCGACCTGGCCGACGAGGAGGTCGAGGAGTTCGCCGCGCAGTTCGCCGACATCCTCGAGTACTTCGACGCCCTGGACGACGTCCCGGAGGTCGAAGCCGACGAGGACCTCGTGAACGTGATGCGCCCCGACGAGGTCCGTGAGGGCCTCTCACAGGAGGAGGCGCTCTCGAACGCCACCGAGAGCGAGGGCGGCTACTTCAAGGGGCCGCGGGTGTCGTAG
- the gatA gene encoding Asp-tRNA(Asn)/Glu-tRNA(Gln) amidotransferase subunit GatA, whose amino-acid sequence MADLNAFITEERIDGDDDGPLAGRTVAVKDNISTEGVRTTCGSAMLTDYVPPYDATVVSRLKDAGATIVGKSNMDEFGMGTTTETSAFGPTRNPVDADRVPGGSSGGSAAAVAAGDADLALGSDTGGSIRCPAAFCGVVGIKPTYGLVSRYGLVAYANSLEQIGPIAPSVEDAAALLDVVSGSDPNDSTTVDAGDGSDYAAAADGDVEGLTLGVPTELVEGADEAVVEAFWDAIAELEAQGATYEEVSLESIEHALAAYYVIATSEASSNLARFDGVRYGVSGGEGNWNESFATAREEGFGAEVKRRILLGTYALSAGYHDKYYKKAQDARAWVRRDFESVFDEVDLVASPTMPVLPPELGESLDDPLQLYLMDANTVPVNLANLPAISVPAGDAEGLPVGLQLVAPKFDEATMIRAASAVEN is encoded by the coding sequence ATGGCCGACCTGAACGCCTTCATCACCGAGGAGCGTATCGACGGCGACGACGACGGCCCGCTCGCGGGCAGGACGGTCGCCGTCAAGGACAACATCTCCACCGAAGGGGTCCGAACGACCTGCGGGTCGGCGATGCTCACCGACTACGTCCCACCCTACGACGCCACCGTCGTCTCCCGTCTCAAGGACGCCGGGGCGACCATCGTCGGCAAATCGAACATGGACGAGTTCGGCATGGGGACGACGACGGAGACGTCCGCGTTCGGACCGACGCGGAACCCGGTCGACGCCGACCGTGTCCCCGGCGGCTCGTCGGGTGGGTCGGCTGCGGCGGTCGCTGCTGGCGACGCCGACCTCGCGCTCGGCTCCGACACCGGCGGGTCGATTCGCTGCCCCGCCGCCTTCTGCGGCGTCGTCGGTATCAAGCCGACGTACGGCCTCGTTTCGCGCTACGGCCTCGTCGCCTACGCCAACTCCCTCGAACAGATCGGTCCCATCGCCCCCTCCGTCGAGGACGCCGCCGCGCTCTTGGACGTCGTCTCCGGGTCGGACCCGAACGACTCCACGACGGTCGACGCGGGCGACGGCTCCGACTACGCCGCGGCCGCCGACGGCGACGTCGAGGGCCTCACCCTCGGCGTCCCCACGGAACTCGTCGAGGGCGCCGACGAAGCGGTCGTCGAGGCGTTCTGGGACGCGATCGCCGAACTGGAGGCACAGGGTGCCACCTACGAGGAGGTCTCGCTCGAGTCCATCGAGCACGCGTTGGCGGCGTACTACGTCATCGCCACGTCCGAGGCCTCCTCGAACCTCGCGCGGTTCGACGGCGTCCGGTACGGCGTCTCGGGTGGCGAGGGCAACTGGAACGAGTCGTTCGCGACGGCGCGCGAGGAGGGCTTCGGCGCGGAGGTCAAGCGCCGCATCCTGCTGGGCACCTACGCTCTCTCCGCGGGCTACCACGACAAGTACTACAAGAAGGCCCAGGACGCCCGCGCGTGGGTCCGCCGGGACTTCGAGAGCGTCTTCGACGAGGTGGACCTCGTCGCGTCGCCGACGATGCCCGTCCTCCCGCCCGAGCTGGGAGAGAGCCTCGACGACCCGCTCCAACTGTATCTGATGGACGCCAACACCGTCCCGGTGAACCTCGCGAACCTCCCCGCCATCTCGGTGCCCGCGGGGGACGCCGAGGGACTCCCCGTCGGGTTGCAACTCGTCGCGCCGAAGTTCGACGAGGCGACGATGATCCGTGCGGCGTCGGCGGTCGAGAACTAA
- a CDS encoding transcription initiation factor IIB has protein sequence MTESVRSYDRDRSRARARTSESEDESPATDESLHCPECNGPLATDTEHGETVCEHCGLVVEEDEIDHGPEWRAFDANEKDQKSRVGAPTTNMMHDKGLSTNIGWQNKDAYGNSLSSRQREKMQRLRTWNERFRTRDSKERNLKQALGEIDRMASALGLPDSVRETASVIYRRALQDDLLPGRSIEGVATSSLYAAARQAGTPRSLDEITAVSRVEKDEIARTYRYVVRELKLEIKPADPEQYVPRFASDLDLSDESERRARQLLQNAKEAGIHSGKSPVGLAAAAVYAASLLTNEKVTQSEVSEVANISEVTIRNRYHELLEAEEQVQVP, from the coding sequence ATGACTGAATCCGTGCGAAGCTACGACCGAGACCGGAGTCGCGCACGCGCGCGCACGAGCGAGAGCGAGGACGAATCCCCCGCCACAGACGAGTCCCTCCACTGCCCCGAATGCAACGGCCCGCTGGCGACCGACACCGAACACGGCGAGACGGTGTGTGAACACTGCGGACTCGTCGTCGAGGAAGACGAGATCGACCACGGCCCCGAGTGGCGTGCGTTCGACGCGAACGAGAAGGACCAGAAGTCCCGCGTCGGTGCCCCCACGACGAACATGATGCACGACAAGGGGCTGTCGACCAACATCGGCTGGCAGAACAAAGACGCCTACGGCAACTCGCTGTCCTCGCGCCAGCGCGAGAAGATGCAGCGGCTCCGCACCTGGAACGAGCGGTTCCGCACCCGCGACTCCAAGGAGCGCAACCTCAAGCAGGCGCTCGGCGAGATCGACCGGATGGCGAGCGCGCTCGGCCTGCCCGACAGCGTCCGCGAGACCGCGTCGGTCATCTACCGCCGCGCGCTTCAGGACGACCTCCTGCCCGGCCGAAGCATCGAGGGCGTCGCCACCTCGTCGCTGTACGCGGCCGCTCGACAGGCCGGCACGCCCCGCTCGCTCGACGAGATTACGGCCGTCTCCCGGGTCGAGAAAGACGAGATCGCCCGCACCTACCGGTACGTGGTACGCGAGCTCAAACTCGAGATCAAGCCCGCCGACCCCGAGCAGTACGTGCCCCGGTTCGCGTCAGACCTCGACCTCTCCGACGAGTCCGAGCGCCGCGCCCGCCAGCTCCTCCAGAACGCCAAAGAGGCGGGCATCCACTCGGGCAAGTCGCCCGTCGGCCTCGCCGCCGCTGCGGTGTACGCCGCCTCCCTCCTGACGAACGAGAAGGTCACCCAGTCGGAGGTGTCGGAGGTCGCGAACATCTCCGAGGTCACTATCCGAAACCGCTACCACGAGCTGCTCGAAGCCGAAGAGCAGGTTCAGGTCCCGTAA
- a CDS encoding HpcH/HpaI aldolase family protein, which yields MRTRNGLRRALEEGETLFGASADTFSPTVIETLGDVGLDFVWLDFEHGGPSPYDSTVFEELTRAAEAGDIELLVRLPAPDPPLVRKVLDAGVRTILLPRIETADELRRAVAAAHFSYDGDVGDRGVGVGRTARWAGYVDSHVEGEDREVLVGTMVENARAVEHIDELLSVPQLGFAFIGPADLAMSMSGGDPTERSAEAVQAAIDRTREACLDAGVPVGRIRNDVDAARTARDEGYQLIRIGGDLESLRTTLGARLADLGRS from the coding sequence ATGAGAACCCGAAACGGGCTCCGGCGGGCGCTGGAAGAGGGCGAGACGCTCTTCGGCGCGAGCGCAGATACGTTCTCGCCGACGGTCATCGAGACGCTCGGTGACGTCGGACTGGACTTCGTCTGGCTCGACTTCGAACACGGTGGGCCGAGCCCATACGACAGCACCGTCTTCGAGGAACTCACCCGCGCCGCCGAGGCCGGCGACATCGAACTCCTCGTCCGACTCCCGGCACCGGACCCGCCGCTCGTTCGAAAGGTGCTCGACGCGGGCGTCCGGACCATCCTCCTCCCGCGCATCGAGACCGCAGACGAACTCCGCCGGGCCGTCGCGGCGGCGCACTTCTCGTACGACGGCGACGTCGGCGACCGGGGCGTCGGCGTCGGCCGCACGGCGCGATGGGCGGGCTACGTCGACAGTCACGTCGAAGGCGAAGACCGGGAGGTGCTCGTGGGGACGATGGTCGAGAACGCACGTGCCGTCGAGCACATCGACGAACTCCTGTCGGTTCCGCAGCTGGGCTTTGCCTTTATCGGCCCCGCCGACCTGGCGATGTCGATGTCGGGCGGCGACCCGACGGAGCGGAGCGCCGAGGCCGTCCAGGCCGCCATCGACCGCACGCGCGAGGCGTGCCTCGACGCCGGGGTTCCCGTGGGGCGTATCAGGAACGACGTGGACGCCGCGCGGACGGCGCGTGACGAGGGGTACCAGCTCATCCGCATCGGCGGCGACCTCGAATCGCTACGGACGACGCTCGGGGCCCGACTCGCCGACCTCGGGCGCTCGTGA